The sequence TCAAGAACACAGACATTGATCTGGACAAAAAGCTCCCAGAGGACTACTGCCCACTCGATGTCCAGATTCCCAGTGATTTGGATGGATCTGCTTATATCAAGGTGAGAGGGAAATCACAAAGGCACCTTCCATGAATATGCTggacaaaaaaagttttgttttatttgtttaaaaatgtcagattttcaattaaatttcaattcagtttatttattataaattacaaatttgcctcagagggctttacaatctgtacacatatgacatccctgacctttgacctcacatcggatcaggaaaaactcccaagaaacataaacaaaacctttcacagggaaaaaagtgaagaacccttcaggagagcaacagaggaggatccctctccaggatggacagaagcaatatatgtcatgtctacagaaggaatcattacagagttacaacacattcaatgagtatgacagagtgtatgaatagttggtagtaggcatgaaccacgatccagacctccatgatctatcaggcaggtggaggtagagaggaggagtgggcggagcacaTCAGcggggccatggcatcagacccagccaggtccaatggaccctatgagacgtgaagtcacaaggacttcgggaaggaagcagagtttaataatgtgcaatggagagatggaaattccTCCGTAagtggagaaagaagaggagagaggtgctcagtgtaccaggtgaacctgaattcatccctaactataagctctattGAAGagaaaagtcttaagtctactcttaaacgaggtgactgtgtctgcctcccggactgaaattggaagctggttccataaaagaggagcttgataactaaaggctctggctcccattctactttttaagactctaggaaccacaagtagccccgcatttagtgagcgcatctctctagtggggcaatatggtactacaagctccttaagatatgatggtgcatcaccaatcaaggctttgtcggTGAGGacaagaattttaaatgtgatcctttattttacagggagccagtgcagagcagctagtgcaggagtgatgtgatctcttttcttaattTGACTGAGTTTTAGAAATGTAATCGTTAAATACTGTTTATGTCTTCAGGTGTCAATTCAGAAACAAGCTCCAGACATCGGTGATCTGGGAACCGTCGCCTTGTTCAGGAGACCGCCAAAAACCAAAGCCGGTACGGTTCAATATTCAGACACAAGACATTGTTCGTCTTCCGATCGGCATTAAACCTTTCTCTTTTCCTCCACATCCCTTTAAAAATATCTTTCCATTCTCCTCACTGACGTCCCCTTTTGTTTCTCTCCAGGGACCCAGCAGTGGCATGTGAAGCTGGAGGCGGCTCAGAACGTTCTGCTGTGTAAGGAGATCTTCGCCCAGCTGTCCAGGGAAGCTGTCCAGATTAAATCCCAGATCCCTCACATTGTTGTGAAGAATCAGATCATCTCACAGCCCTTCCCAGGTCAGAACGCTCttgatgtgttttattttaaatcttttttattgattttgcaaacacaggaatgaagaataataccacctccaagaagttggggtatacAGAACTTCACATTCAGTCGTTTGGAGGTTGTGTAACTGTGACACACTGTCACTATATACAAAGATTTCAAATACAGTGAACAAACAACCACGATAACAACAACTTAAGGTACATTTAAATGTAGTACGAATTGAGATGTGGAAACTTGCATACATAACTACatacaaactaaatataaatacaaatacaaaaattagGAAGAAGGGATGGGAGGGGGCGGGCGTCTCCTTGTTCACTActtctcctgttggattgcagCATTGTTCAAATAGTTAATAAAAGGCTTCCAGGTCTCTTCAAAGGATTCATTGGAATCTCTCAGTGCAAATCTGATCTTTTAGAGTTTTATATGATTTCGGATCTCTTTTAACCAACTGTTATGTGTGGGCGGGAGAGCGTGTTTCCACTTAGCTAACAGTGTTGTGAAGGCCAGGATGCGTCGCCCTGTTCATGAAGTGTTTTAGTTGGGCGCAAACATGAGGAGATCCATGTTTGTTCCATATTTGTTCCATTCACGATACGCCTGGGCTACTTTCTAATAATTCTGCATTGgtacaatattttacaagtgGACAAATTTCATGCATAGGTGTTTGACATGAAAAGTGATGTAATGACATTCAGGTAACCTGATGAAGGTCAACGGACCGAAATGTGTTTTGACAATATACAAGCTCTTGTATGAAAACATATtccaaacacaaagaaaaacaataaaaaaacctttttggaAGAGCTGTTTTTACCGTAGTAGTTCATCCACAGTCCCAATGCTCCCCTGGTTCCAGATATTATTCCTactatatacattttaattacttTGCGGGGAAATAGACAAAACTTAGTTAACAGATGAAACATTTATGTAATCTCTCTAGAGTTGGCTttgattttaataataaaaaatgttttaagttCTATATGGAGgcataaaacaaacacactcacgcCTGGTTTGTTTCCTTCCAGGGCTGCAGCTGTCCATCTCACTGTGCCACTCCACGGGAGAGAAGAAGACCCACCGGGCGTCTCCAGAGAAATCCAAACCGGACGACCACCTTTACGTGCTGGAACACAATCTGCATCAGATGATGAGAGAGGTGAAGTGCTGCGTGAGGTCACTCGGCATATCCTCTGAAACCGCTGCCTGAGAGAGATTTTAGCGCATTGCAGATGTAGGAGAAGTACAGAGGTGCCAAAGATAGGTTTTGAAACGGGGTCATCATTCGGTAGTTTGTCCACCAGtgaaagaggtttttttttttttaaggaaatttaaaatgtttatttattttatgaatttTGGAAAGACACTAAACACCAGTCATTATATTATACTGGGAATATTAAAACTTTGTATCTGCTTTACATATCCTGTATTGGTTATCCTGCAGAAAACTCATCTGTCAATTATTTCTGCATGGGAATATGGTTGTTGTATTGATATCatgttaaaaacacaaatattattATAGCATGTAAATAATCCAGGACCTCTgaaatcatttatatatatatatatattctctcttTGGCTCCCTACACTCGTAATTTGAGTGTAATTCATTTGcagaaaaagagacaaaatgCACAGGGAACAAAGTTAGAGATGAATTTGGCTGACggtcttattattttttttttgttagaaTAATATTGTTCAAATATCACAATGATATCGACATCGTGAATTCTTTTGTAAAAGTGTAGAGAAAATCTGATGTCACAGCCCTACCTGGGAACCAAACTAATCTGCGAGCTCATGTTTCAATTATTCATTTATCTAATTTGGTCGGGCATAGTCATCCTGCAACATATTCAGACTGATAAATACTCCCACAACCAAACAAAATCTTGAAAACTACCATCACTAGAAGTCTTTCCCTTCATTCACAATTCAAATTGACCAATTCATTTGTGATTTCTGTTACAGTTCCACAAGCAGCAGCTGAGCGCCATGGTGATGCCGCATCCTGCCAGCGCCCCCTTCGGCCACAAACGCATGCGCCTCGCGGGGCCGATGGCCTACGACAAGGCCGAAATCGTCAGCATGCAGCATAATGAGGGGCTTCTCGAGAAGATCATCAAACAGGCCAAACACATCTTCCTGCGGAGCAGGTAACCTTAGCTGTGCCAGCTATGGCTTTCAATTCCAGTGCTATGCGAGTGCAAAACTAATTGGCGGCCGTCGTGACATTGTGCCACAGTCATTACACTGACGTTAGGAGGAAACAAACTTTCAGCTACGCAAGTACAAATCCAGGCGGAGGTCTCAGAATTATCTTGCCACAGTTTGCAGtgcaaatgaatgaatgaatgttgtGCCAGTGAGGCATATTTGCCCAGTCTCAGTTAGCAAACGTTGCTCTATCCACATGATCTGAAACTTCCAAACATTCCCCTCACTCGATTCAATGCCATATTTGGCCAGAAGGCTGCGCACTTACTTTGATTTTAGGAAAATACAGTCAAAATCATTTGCAATATTTGATTTTGTGAAGGCAGTGTTGAGGAGGTAATGCCGAGTGAAGCCTCGCGTAAAATGTCATTTTTGCGATCACCAGGACGGCGCGGACCATCGACAGCCTGGCCAGCCGCATAGAGGACCCACAGATCCAGGCTCACTGGTCCAACATCAACGATGTGTACGAGTCCAGCGTCAAGGTGCTCATCACCTCTCAGGGCTACGAGCAGATCTGCAAGTAagtgggaggagagggggaaaggaTTAAGGGAGAAGCAAAGGAAGAAGGGGGACACAATTATGTAAATTGAAAGCTATGATTGTAATCTGAGGCAAATGGTTTATTCAGTATGCTACACTTGTTTAATCTTGAGTGGGAGATTTTATCATTCATTTATTGACGTTTTGCACCTTTCAGGTCCATCCAGCTGCAGCTGAACATCGGCGTCGAGCAGATCAGGGTGGTGCACAGAGATGGACGTGTTGTCACGCTGTCGCACCAGGAACAGGAACTGCAGGACTTTCTCCTCTCACAGGTACCAGAGGCTGGGCCCAATTGTTTTGATTTGGTTGTTAATTGTTGCCCAGTCCTGGTGATGCATAGTGGTGGAATGTAACCAGTGCTGTACTTAAGTACATATTCAAGGTACttgtacttgagtatttccatttaaaGATATTTAATACTTGTACTCCACAacacctcagaggtaaatattttcttttcagattACAGTTTTTCATCCCTTTCCTGTCCGTTGGAAATTACGTATTAAACTCACTAACATATCAAGGAGTTAAAAACATCTACAGCAGTAAGATATAATATACACATTAATGCAGCAGTGATATTAATCCAGATACATGATCGTAAAACACTGACAGGGATTATTTTACTGCACTATCTATATTTGTTCTTGTTATACTTCAAAGTAGATTTAACTGATAATATTTGCATTCTTTCGTTTCTGTAAGTTTctgaatgcaggactttaacTTGCAGTGAAGGGTGTTTACACTGGTATTTCTACGTCCATAGATGTCTCAGCATCAGGTGCACGCAGTCCAGCAGCTGGCCAAAGTGATGGGCTGGCATGTCCTGAGCTTCAGTAACCATGTGGGACTGGGCCCAGTGGAGAGCATCGGGAATGCCTCCGCCGTCACCGTCGCCTCTCCCAATGGAGAGTACGCCATCTCAGGTGAGACGAGTGACgaaaagagaaaatattttCCCTCACAACCAGGCCAGCAACTCTTGCATTGCAACACCCAACTCAGCTATGAAATCACTCAGAAGGGTTGATACAAGTTGAGGAATCATTGAGATAACACCACATAACAACTCCTGGAATGCATTACGTCAACATTATGAATACATCTAGCAT comes from Pseudoliparis swirei isolate HS2019 ecotype Mariana Trench chromosome 20, NWPU_hadal_v1, whole genome shotgun sequence and encodes:
- the med17 gene encoding mediator of RNA polymerase II transcription subunit 17, whose translation is MSGGPAVRVSIESICEKQVQEVALDGTETYVPPLSMSQNLAKLAQRIDFSQGSDSEEEGIEGEPRDREWTKQEPEEEEGTVKFQPSLWPWDSVRNNLRSALTEMCVLHDVLSVVKEKKYMALDPVSQDPTAGKTPQVFQLISKKKSLGTAAQLLLKGAEKLSKSVAENQENRRQRDFNSELLRLRSQWKLRKVGDKILGDLSYRSAGSLFPHHGTFEVFKNTDIDLDKKLPEDYCPLDVQIPSDLDGSAYIKVSIQKQAPDIGDLGTVALFRRPPKTKAGTQQWHVKLEAAQNVLLCKEIFAQLSREAVQIKSQIPHIVVKNQIISQPFPGLQLSISLCHSTGEKKTHRASPEKSKPDDHLYVLEHNLHQMMREFHKQQLSAMVMPHPASAPFGHKRMRLAGPMAYDKAEIVSMQHNEGLLEKIIKQAKHIFLRSRTARTIDSLASRIEDPQIQAHWSNINDVYESSVKVLITSQGYEQICKSIQLQLNIGVEQIRVVHRDGRVVTLSHQEQELQDFLLSQMSQHQVHAVQQLAKVMGWHVLSFSNHVGLGPVESIGNASAVTVASPNGEYAISVRNGPESGCKVLVQFPRSQTKELPKSDVIQDAKWSHLRGPSKEVHWSRMEGRNFVYKMELLMAALTPCP